In Flavobacterium sp. N3904, one DNA window encodes the following:
- the bglX gene encoding beta-glucosidase BglX produces the protein MKKNILIIAGIFALISTGNMIAQKLPHSDKTKPIEERVDLLMKQMTLEEKVGQMNQYNGFWEVTGPAPKGGNAELKYKHLRDGWVGSMLSVRGVKEVKAVQKIAVEETRLGIPLIIGFDVIHGYKTLSPIPLAEAASWDMEAIKKSAQVAADEASASGINWTFGPNVDISNDARWGRVMEGAGEDPYLGSKIATARITGFQGDTKADLLKVNTIAACAKHFAAYGFAESGRDYNTVDISNSKLYNTVLPPFKAATDAGVRTMMNSFNILNGVPATGNSFLQRDILKGKWKFDGFVVSDWASVREMIAHGFAKDGADATAKAVIAGSDMDMESHLYVEELVKLVKDGKVKEALVDDAVRRILRVKFELGLFDDPYKYCDEKREKATIGNKANNDAVLDMAKKSIVLLKNEKGLLPLKKSGQKIALIGALADDKNSPLGSWRIASDDDTAVSVLEGMQQYKDNQLTFEKGADLITEKATFTSELIFNTTGKSGFEAAKKVAANADVVVMVLGEHGFQSGEGRSRTNLDLPGVQQELLEEIYKVNPNIVLVLNNGRPLALPWAAEHIPTIVEAWHLGTQTGNAVAQVLYGDYNPSGKLPMSFPRNVGQVPIYYNNYNTGRPENSDKNVFWSHYTDVEKTPLYPFGFGLSYTTFDYKNLKINKTAFAKGEPVVVSVDITNTGNYDGKEVAQLYIQDVAASLARPVKELKGFELVTLKKGETKTVTFTLTDKELGFFDNEGNYLVELGAFKIRIGGSSDTGLESGFELE, from the coding sequence ATGAAAAAGAATATATTAATTATTGCAGGGATTTTTGCCCTGATTAGCACAGGAAATATGATTGCACAAAAATTACCACATTCGGACAAAACAAAACCGATTGAAGAACGTGTTGATTTGTTGATGAAACAAATGACATTGGAAGAGAAAGTCGGACAAATGAACCAATATAACGGTTTTTGGGAAGTAACCGGCCCAGCACCAAAAGGCGGAAATGCCGAGTTGAAATACAAACATTTGCGTGATGGTTGGGTAGGTTCGATGTTATCGGTTCGTGGAGTGAAAGAGGTAAAAGCGGTTCAGAAAATTGCCGTTGAGGAAACTCGATTGGGAATTCCGTTAATCATTGGTTTTGACGTAATCCATGGATACAAAACGTTGAGTCCGATTCCATTGGCAGAAGCGGCGAGCTGGGATATGGAAGCGATTAAGAAATCGGCTCAGGTGGCGGCAGATGAAGCATCTGCATCTGGAATCAACTGGACTTTTGGACCCAATGTGGATATTTCGAATGATGCCCGCTGGGGGCGTGTGATGGAAGGTGCAGGGGAAGATCCGTATTTGGGAAGTAAAATTGCCACTGCTAGAATCACCGGTTTTCAAGGGGACACCAAAGCAGATTTGCTTAAGGTGAATACGATAGCAGCTTGTGCCAAACATTTTGCGGCTTATGGTTTTGCCGAATCGGGAAGGGACTATAATACAGTAGACATTAGTAATTCTAAATTGTACAATACGGTTTTGCCACCCTTTAAAGCGGCGACAGATGCTGGTGTTCGTACGATGATGAATTCGTTCAATATTTTGAATGGAGTTCCTGCAACCGGAAACAGTTTTTTGCAAAGAGATATTCTAAAGGGCAAATGGAAATTTGATGGATTTGTCGTTTCGGACTGGGCTTCGGTTCGGGAAATGATTGCTCACGGTTTTGCCAAAGATGGTGCGGACGCGACCGCCAAAGCGGTGATTGCAGGTTCGGATATGGATATGGAGTCGCATTTGTATGTAGAAGAGTTGGTGAAATTGGTTAAGGATGGAAAAGTAAAGGAAGCCTTGGTTGACGATGCCGTTCGCAGAATTTTACGTGTGAAATTTGAATTGGGATTGTTTGATGATCCATACAAATATTGTGATGAGAAAAGAGAAAAAGCAACGATAGGAAACAAAGCCAATAATGATGCAGTTTTGGATATGGCCAAGAAATCGATTGTGTTGTTGAAAAACGAAAAGGGATTGCTTCCGCTAAAAAAATCCGGACAGAAAATTGCATTGATTGGGGCATTGGCAGATGACAAAAACAGTCCATTGGGAAGTTGGAGAATTGCTTCGGATGACGATACTGCAGTTTCGGTTTTGGAAGGGATGCAACAATACAAAGACAATCAATTGACGTTTGAAAAAGGAGCCGATTTGATTACGGAAAAAGCCACTTTTACATCAGAATTGATTTTTAATACTACAGGTAAAAGTGGATTTGAAGCGGCCAAAAAAGTAGCGGCAAACGCTGATGTTGTGGTAATGGTTTTGGGAGAGCACGGTTTTCAGTCGGGAGAAGGACGCAGTAGAACCAATCTTGATTTGCCAGGAGTCCAACAGGAATTGTTGGAAGAAATATACAAAGTGAATCCAAATATTGTTTTGGTTTTAAATAACGGAAGACCATTAGCCTTGCCTTGGGCAGCAGAACATATTCCAACTATTGTTGAGGCTTGGCATCTGGGAACACAAACAGGTAATGCCGTCGCTCAGGTGTTGTACGGAGATTACAACCCAAGCGGAAAATTGCCAATGTCTTTCCCTAGAAATGTAGGTCAAGTTCCGATTTACTATAACAATTACAATACAGGAAGACCTGAAAATAGTGATAAAAATGTATTTTGGTCGCATTATACCGATGTAGAGAAAACGCCTTTGTATCCTTTCGGATTTGGGTTGAGTTATACTACTTTCGATTATAAAAATTTGAAAATCAATAAAACCGCTTTCGCAAAAGGGGAGCCGGTTGTGGTTTCGGTGGATATTACCAATACAGGTAATTATGACGGTAAAGAGGTCGCGCAATTGTATATCCAAGATGTTGCTGCGAGTTTGGCAAGACCCGTAAAAGAATTAAAAGGTTTTGAATTGGTAACTCTGAAAAAGGGTGAAACCAAAACCGTAACGTTTACTTTGACTGACAAGGAATTAGGTTTCTTTGATAATGAAGGCAATTATTTGGTAGAATTAGGAGCTTTCAAAATTAGGATTGGAGGAAGCTCAGACACAGGTTTGGAAAGCGGTTTTGAATTGGAATAA
- a CDS encoding sialate O-acetylesterase, which produces MKNNAIAFILFLILSNSAFANVTLPNIFSDNMVLQRNSEVTIWGWANPQEEVVITPSWNNETYKIKASNQAMWEINIPTPKEGGPYSITIKGYNEIVLKNILIGEVWICSGQSNMEMNASWGIENGDEEVKNATNPNIRFFLVPKLTATTPQNNLSGTWTACTPETMKYFSAVGYFFGKRLQEELKNVPIGLISSNWGGTPAEIWIPEEVIQNDPVLSEAAKTRKEESYGPNQPARAFNAMIYPLTKFKIAGVLWYQGESNVGSAVYDKTLSALITSWRKLWGYDFPFYFVQIAPYKYGEDHFGGSIIRDAQRKVLSEVPNTGMVLTSDISTPEEIHPKDKKTVGTRLANLALANTYKTNSSMVNGPLYNGVKVEKSKITVIFDYSEGLYFKDKKADLFEIAGADNVFYKATAVIKNNAVVVQSDKVKIPVKVRYAWKNMDQSTLFNKANLPTSSFISE; this is translated from the coding sequence ATGAAAAATAATGCAATTGCTTTTATTCTTTTCCTAATACTTTCCAATAGCGCTTTCGCAAATGTTACACTTCCGAATATCTTTTCGGATAATATGGTTTTGCAACGCAATAGTGAAGTTACCATTTGGGGATGGGCAAATCCGCAGGAAGAAGTGGTAATTACGCCAAGCTGGAATAATGAAACGTATAAAATCAAAGCCAGTAATCAGGCTATGTGGGAGATTAATATTCCAACTCCAAAAGAAGGTGGACCTTATTCTATAACTATAAAAGGATACAACGAAATCGTGTTGAAAAACATTTTGATTGGTGAGGTTTGGATTTGCTCCGGACAATCCAATATGGAAATGAACGCCAGTTGGGGAATTGAGAATGGCGATGAAGAAGTGAAAAATGCAACAAACCCAAACATTCGATTTTTTTTGGTACCCAAATTAACGGCTACGACTCCTCAAAATAATCTGTCGGGAACTTGGACAGCATGTACACCCGAAACGATGAAATATTTCAGTGCGGTGGGTTATTTTTTTGGAAAACGTTTGCAAGAAGAATTAAAAAATGTACCCATCGGTTTGATTTCGTCCAATTGGGGTGGAACGCCAGCGGAGATTTGGATTCCAGAAGAAGTGATTCAAAACGATCCCGTTTTATCGGAAGCAGCCAAAACCCGAAAAGAGGAAAGCTATGGCCCGAACCAGCCAGCTCGTGCTTTTAACGCAATGATTTATCCTTTGACTAAATTCAAAATTGCAGGCGTATTGTGGTATCAGGGAGAAAGTAATGTGGGGTCAGCGGTTTATGACAAAACGCTTTCAGCTCTAATCACTTCTTGGAGAAAATTGTGGGGGTATGATTTTCCGTTTTATTTTGTTCAGATTGCACCTTATAAATATGGAGAAGATCATTTTGGAGGTTCAATCATTCGCGATGCACAAAGAAAAGTGTTGAGTGAAGTTCCAAATACAGGGATGGTACTGACCAGCGACATTTCTACCCCTGAGGAGATTCATCCAAAAGACAAAAAAACAGTTGGAACTCGTTTGGCTAATTTGGCTTTGGCTAATACTTACAAAACCAATTCGTCAATGGTAAATGGCCCGCTTTATAATGGAGTTAAAGTTGAAAAAAGTAAAATAACAGTCATTTTTGATTATTCAGAAGGTCTGTATTTTAAGGATAAGAAGGCCGATTTGTTTGAAATTGCAGGAGCTGATAATGTATTCTATAAAGCGACTGCTGTTATCAAAAACAATGCAGTAGTAGTGCAATCGGATAAAGTAAAAATACCTGTGAAAGTGCGTTACGCTTGGAAGAATATGGATCAGTCGACTCTTTTCAATAAAGCTAATTTACCGACTTCGAGTTTTATTTCGGAATGA
- a CDS encoding glycoside hydrolase 5 family protein, whose amino-acid sequence MNKSVLKIVLALFCLATISCEAQKQQARITLKGTQFYKGNKPYSYIGTNYWYGSLLASKKVGDRKRLIRELDLMQKYGIDNLRILVGGDGGKYDYTVRPALQYEQGKYDQDLLDGLDFLIAEMGKRNMYAVLYLTNNWEWSGGMSQYLEWNGKGAIPVPAIPPNTWPQFMSYTEQFHSCEPCMEALDNHVKFILGRTNKYTNKKYTEDNTIMAWQVGNEPRLFTVENEAKFTTWLNNIVNLMDRLDKNHLISTGSEGRNSSNDSMDIFERTHQNPNIDYLTMHIWPKNWNWFKADDAEKTLPITLENAGNYIDLHVKVANDLKKPIIIEEFGLPRENEGLVSTASVVNRDIFYNYIFTRILESHQNNGPLQAANFWGFGGEGKAVNKDGKWKPGDPLTTDPPQEPQGLNSVFSTDKSTLELVKKYNLLLK is encoded by the coding sequence ATGAATAAATCAGTATTAAAAATAGTTTTGGCTCTTTTTTGTTTGGCAACTATCTCTTGTGAAGCCCAAAAACAACAGGCTAGAATCACCCTGAAAGGAACTCAATTCTACAAAGGCAACAAACCGTATTCTTATATTGGAACCAATTATTGGTATGGCAGTTTGTTGGCTTCGAAGAAAGTGGGTGACCGAAAAAGACTGATTCGGGAACTGGATTTAATGCAGAAATATGGCATTGATAACCTGCGCATTTTGGTGGGTGGAGATGGCGGAAAATACGATTATACCGTTCGTCCCGCTTTACAATACGAGCAAGGAAAATACGACCAGGACTTACTCGATGGTTTGGATTTCTTGATTGCCGAAATGGGTAAACGCAATATGTATGCGGTTTTGTACCTGACAAATAACTGGGAATGGTCAGGCGGAATGTCGCAATATTTAGAATGGAATGGCAAAGGAGCTATTCCAGTTCCCGCTATTCCACCAAATACTTGGCCACAGTTTATGTCGTATACGGAACAATTTCATAGTTGTGAACCATGCATGGAAGCACTTGACAATCACGTGAAATTTATTTTAGGGAGAACTAATAAGTATACTAACAAAAAGTATACTGAGGATAATACAATCATGGCTTGGCAAGTAGGGAATGAACCAAGGCTTTTTACTGTCGAAAACGAAGCAAAATTTACCACTTGGCTTAACAATATCGTGAATTTGATGGATCGTTTAGACAAAAATCATTTGATTTCTACTGGTTCTGAGGGAAGAAACAGCTCGAATGACAGCATGGACATTTTTGAAAGAACGCATCAAAATCCAAACATAGATTATTTGACGATGCACATTTGGCCCAAAAACTGGAATTGGTTCAAAGCCGATGATGCCGAAAAAACATTGCCAATTACATTAGAAAATGCCGGAAACTATATTGATTTGCATGTTAAAGTAGCCAATGATTTAAAAAAACCCATTATCATTGAAGAATTTGGTTTGCCAAGAGAGAATGAAGGATTGGTTTCAACAGCTTCCGTAGTCAATAGAGATATTTTCTATAATTATATCTTTACGAGAATTCTGGAAAGCCATCAAAACAATGGACCATTACAAGCTGCCAATTTTTGGGGATTTGGTGGCGAAGGAAAAGCGGTTAACAAAGATGGTAAATGGAAACCTGGAGATCCTTTGACAACAGATCCACCACAGGAACCGCAGGGGTTGAACAGTGTTTTTTCTACAGATAAATCGACTTTGGAATTGGTGAAAAAGTATAATTTACTATTGAAATAA
- a CDS encoding aldo/keto reductase, giving the protein MKYNRCGKSGLLLPQISLGLWHNFGSVDSFENAESIAKAAFDKGITHFDLANNYGPVPGSAETNFGTILKNNFKGNLRDEIVISTKAGYTMWNGPYGDWGSRKYLISSLDQSLKRMNIEYVDIFYSHRFDPETPLEETMMALDYAVRSGKALYAGISNYNPEQTREATEILKRLGTPCLIHQVKYSMFVRTPEEGLLDVLEEKGVGCIAFSPLAQGLLTDKYLKGIPENSRAHNPNGHLKEEEVSEERIQKIIQLNDIAKERNQSLAQMALAWLLKDNRVTSVLIGASSVGQLNNNIDSLQNLEFSKEELVAMEKILG; this is encoded by the coding sequence ATGAAATACAATAGATGTGGAAAAAGCGGTTTGTTATTACCGCAAATTTCTTTGGGATTATGGCACAACTTCGGTTCGGTAGATAGTTTTGAAAATGCGGAAAGCATTGCCAAAGCTGCTTTTGACAAAGGAATCACGCATTTTGATTTGGCCAACAATTACGGACCGGTTCCGGGTTCGGCAGAGACTAATTTTGGTACTATTCTTAAAAACAACTTTAAAGGAAACCTTAGGGACGAAATCGTAATTTCGACAAAAGCAGGGTATACAATGTGGAACGGACCATATGGTGATTGGGGTTCCCGCAAGTATTTGATATCAAGTTTAGATCAAAGTTTGAAACGCATGAATATAGAATACGTGGATATATTTTATTCCCATCGTTTTGATCCCGAAACGCCTTTGGAAGAAACAATGATGGCATTGGATTATGCCGTTCGCAGCGGAAAAGCCTTATATGCCGGAATTTCCAATTACAATCCAGAGCAAACGAGAGAAGCTACTGAAATTCTGAAACGATTGGGAACACCTTGTTTGATTCACCAAGTAAAATATTCAATGTTTGTAAGAACTCCCGAGGAAGGATTGCTTGATGTTCTTGAAGAAAAAGGGGTGGGTTGTATTGCTTTTTCACCTTTGGCACAAGGACTTTTGACTGATAAATACCTAAAAGGAATTCCCGAAAATTCTCGTGCTCACAATCCAAACGGACATTTAAAAGAAGAAGAGGTTTCGGAGGAAAGAATTCAGAAAATCATTCAATTGAATGACATTGCTAAAGAAAGAAATCAGTCTTTGGCACAAATGGCTTTGGCATGGTTGCTCAAAGACAATAGAGTTACTTCGGTGTTGATTGGTGCAAGTTCTGTAGGACAATTAAATAATAATATTGATAGTTTACAAAATCTGGAATTCTCCAAAGAAGAATTAGTTGCAATGGAAAAAATTTTAGGATAA
- a CDS encoding SGNH/GDSL hydrolase family protein, which produces MNCPKKYLLILLIFISCVSIAQKKVETQSLFEYQGRVEKMQDNKVMLIGSASSVSFDFKGNSCTISLQSIDSWEHQNYVSLELDGKYIGRVRIEKGAVQSFPIMVPKSKKTHHLSIYKATEAANGGVLFVGTTAKLIANSAPQKKKKIELIGDSITCGYGNDASSIPCGSGEWFDQHNAYWAYGPVLARDLDADFVLSSVSGYGMYRNWNDEHLDEPIIPDVYENLYLNKDSSKPYNFAFQPDLVSICLGTNDLSDGDGKKARLPFNEEKYVSNYIDFIKTVYKHAPNARIVLLNSPMVSGERNITLVKCLKKVILAFENDKKHKPIALFEFQPMSPKGCGYHPDIADDKVMADQLIPFFKKLLNEK; this is translated from the coding sequence ATGAATTGCCCAAAAAAATACCTTTTAATTTTATTGATTTTCATTTCGTGCGTTTCTATTGCCCAAAAAAAGGTTGAAACACAATCGCTTTTTGAATATCAAGGAAGAGTAGAAAAAATGCAAGACAATAAAGTAATGCTCATAGGTTCTGCTTCGTCTGTTTCATTTGATTTTAAAGGAAATTCCTGTACCATTTCCTTGCAAAGCATCGATTCTTGGGAACATCAAAACTATGTTTCCCTTGAACTCGATGGTAAATATATCGGGAGGGTTCGAATTGAAAAAGGAGCTGTACAATCTTTTCCGATTATGGTTCCAAAAAGCAAAAAAACACATCATCTTTCTATTTATAAAGCGACAGAAGCGGCTAACGGCGGTGTTTTATTTGTAGGAACTACAGCGAAATTGATTGCAAATTCTGCTCCCCAAAAAAAGAAAAAAATAGAACTTATAGGTGATTCAATTACTTGTGGTTATGGTAACGACGCATCGTCAATTCCTTGCGGTAGCGGCGAATGGTTTGACCAGCACAATGCCTATTGGGCTTATGGGCCAGTGCTTGCAAGAGATTTAGATGCTGATTTTGTATTGAGTTCCGTTTCGGGATACGGGATGTATCGCAACTGGAACGATGAGCATCTAGACGAGCCTATTATTCCCGATGTGTATGAAAATTTATACCTGAATAAAGACAGCTCAAAACCATACAATTTTGCTTTTCAGCCCGATTTGGTGAGTATTTGTTTGGGTACCAATGACCTTTCGGATGGGGATGGCAAAAAAGCGAGATTGCCGTTTAATGAAGAAAAATATGTTTCGAATTATATTGATTTTATCAAAACGGTTTACAAACACGCACCCAATGCCCGAATTGTGTTGTTGAATAGTCCGATGGTTTCGGGAGAGCGGAATATAACTTTGGTGAAATGCTTAAAAAAAGTGATTCTGGCTTTCGAAAACGATAAAAAACATAAACCCATTGCCTTGTTCGAATTCCAACCAATGAGCCCAAAAGGGTGTGGCTATCATCCCGATATTGCTGATGATAAAGTGATGGCCGATCAATTAATTCCTTTCTTTAAAAAATTATTAAATGAAAAATAA
- a CDS encoding DUF5615 family PIN-like protein, which translates to MKLLLDANISWRIIKIIENAFPNCLHSKDIDIAQPVKDSEIWKFAKKNNFTILTHDEDFEKLLLLNGVPPKVIVLKTFNQSTKQLAQTLIDKKATIESFILNNELMILEIY; encoded by the coding sequence ATGAAACTACTTCTTGATGCCAATATTTCTTGGAGAATTATAAAAATCATTGAAAATGCATTCCCAAATTGTTTACATTCCAAAGACATAGATATTGCACAACCTGTAAAGGATAGTGAGATTTGGAAATTTGCCAAAAAGAACAATTTCACCATACTCACACACGATGAAGATTTTGAAAAACTATTACTTTTGAACGGTGTTCCTCCAAAAGTAATAGTTTTAAAAACTTTCAATCAAAGTACTAAACAGCTTGCCCAAACATTAATAGACAAAAAGGCAACTATTGAATCTTTTATTTTGAATAATGAATTAATGATTTTGGAAATTTATTAA
- a CDS encoding DUF433 domain-containing protein yields the protein MNNNWQNSISIDSNIRFGKPTITGTRICVSDILSWLSQGMSIEEILLDFPELKKQDILAALAFAANRENITKIIAA from the coding sequence ATGAATAATAATTGGCAAAATTCAATTTCAATAGACTCCAATATTCGATTTGGCAAACCCACAATAACTGGGACTAGAATTTGTGTATCTGACATTTTATCCTGGCTTTCTCAGGGTATGTCTATAGAAGAAATTCTTTTGGACTTTCCAGAACTAAAAAAACAAGATATTCTTGCAGCCTTAGCTTTTGCGGCTAACAGGGAAAATATTACCAAAATAATTGCAGCTTAA